The DNA sequence AACTGCCTTTGTCCCTAAGAGTTCTTTTAAGTAATCAGCTATACCCCGACCATCATGGCGAAGCGATGTGACCAGTGCTCCTAAGTCATGGACGGCACCGATGAAAATAGTTCCCAGTACCAACCATAGCAGGGCAGGAAGCCAACCCCAAATAGCTGCTACTGAAGCGCCAACAATTGGCGCAGCACCGGCAATAGATGTAAAATGATGGCCGAATACGACATATTTATCCGTTGGGACGTATTCGAAGCCATCATCCAATCGCACAGCCGGTGTTACAGTATTAGGATTTAATTTCCAGATTCTCTTAGATAAAAACGTGGCATAATACTTCATTGCGAGGTAGTAAAGGACCACCGCGAAAATAACAAAGTATAATCCGTTCATTGATGTCCTCCTATTTCTGTTAATAATGAACCTACGTTCCTCCTAAACAGCAAAGCAATAACCCTGTGATCTATATCATAGATCACCTCCTTGGTAAGTTTACTTGTAGATTAATTAATGATGAGAATAATGGTGATTGATTGGTTTATCTGCAGCTAAAGTTTATACAATTTTCTCACATGTTAGCATAAGCAGAATAAACAGTCAATAGATAATATTGGAAATATCGTGTTTATTAGACTCTTAATCTAGGCTCAAACAGGAAATAGGTTATAATACCGTTAAGCGGAAAGTCAAGGGAGGGAGCACGATGATTCCCAGAAGAGCTCTTGGGAAAACCGGTTATGAGGTATCGATCTTCAGTCTTGGTGGTGAGTCAATCCTGGAACAGACCGGCCACGCAGAAGAAGCAGAGAAAATAATTAACCGGGCAATCGACCTTGGAGTAAATTATATTGATACTGCGCCAACATATGGGGCAGGAGGTAGTGAAAAGAATATTGGCCGGGTGATGGCATACCGAAGGAATAAAGTTTTTCTGGCTACCAAAACAGGCGATCGCTCTTACGATGGAACGATGCGTAAGCTGGAGAGAAGCCTGAAAAAACTTCGCACTGACTATCTTGATCTTTACCAACTCCACGACATGCAAAATGAAGATGATTTGAAAAGGGCATTTTCAAATGACGGGGCACTCAAAGCACTTGAAAAACTTCGTGAGCAAAAGGTGGTCCGGTTTATTGGCATAACAGGGCACAAAGATCCGGATTTGCTTTTAAAGGGAATCAAGGAATATCCCTTCGACTGCCTGCTGATCCCGATCAATGCCGGTGATATTCATGACATTCCCTTTCAAAATAAACTTTTACCCGAAGCAGTTGAAATGGGAATGGGCGTGATTGCGATGAAGGTTACAGCAGTGAAGCGTATCTTCCATTCCGGCGGTATTACTTCTATGAAACAGGCTTTAAGCTACACTCTTACCTTCCCTGTGAGTACAGCAATCGTGGGTATATCAAAAATTGAAGAGGTTGACGAAAATGCCCGCATCACTGCAGAATTTAACAATTTATCAGAAGATGAAATTAAACAGATCGAATCGATGACCAAACCTTACTCCTATGAAGCTAATTTTTTCAAACACGAGTGGTAAAATTTATCATGCTGCTGAAAAAAAAGGAAGCAAAACTCCTTTGCAGAAAACCTTTTGTATATTTATATTATTGACGAGAACAGCTTGAAATAAGAAAAGGTGGCAGAAAAAATGTCTTGGAAGGATCAGTTAAAGGGTGATACACTCTCCTGGCTTCTGGATGAGAACGAACCCGGTGTCCGTTATCTTGCCATGCGGGATCTGCTTGAACTACCATCGGGTGATTCCGATTTGATCTCTGCCTGTGAAAAGGCCCATTCAGTTGGGCCGATTTCAATTATTTTAGAACAGATGAATAATGATGGTTACTGGGTAACACCGGGTCCGGGATATAATCCAAAATACCGCAGCTCAGTCTGGTCACTAATCCTTTTGGCTCAGTTGGGAGCTTTAATTAGCTTTGATCAGCGTATTGAAAAAGCCTGTCGTTATTTAATTGAGAATGCCCTCACAGAACATGGACAATTCAGCGCATCAGGAACCCCTTCAAGCACGGTAGACTGTCTGCAGGGAAATATGTGTGCATCCATGATAGATCTGGGTTATAACGATCCTCGATTGGAAAACGCATTTGAGTGGATGGCCCGCAGTGTAACCGGAGAAGGGGTTGCGCCCATGGAAGATAAAAAAGCTGCACTCAGATATTATTCGGGTAAATATGGCCCCGGTTTCCTTTGCGGAGCAAACAATAAAGAAGCCTGTGCCTGGGGCGCAGTAAAGGTAATGCTTGCCTTTGGTAAATTACCACTTAGCCAGCGGACACCTTTAATTGAAAGGGCAATTGAAAAAGGGATCGAGTTTCTCTTCAGCGTAGATCCGGTAGATTCCACCTACCCTTCCGGATGGAACGAAAAACCGAGCGGTAACTGGTGGAAATTCGGATTTCCTGTTTTCTATGTTACCGATCTTCTGCAAAATGTTGAAGCCCTGGTTAACCTGGGATTTGGAAGGGACCAAAGATTAGCGAACGCATTAAAATACATTCGTGATAAACAGGATAATGAAGGCCGATGGGCTATAGATTATGATTACCCGGGTAAAACCTGGGTTGATTTCGGCCCGAAGAAGCAGCCAAACAAGTGGGTCACCCTGAGAGCGGCCCGGGTTATAAAGGACTCCTTTTCGAACAAAACCAAAAAAATATTTTGAGAGGAAGTTGGACTGACTGGCGCATTGACAGAAAAGTAGAATCTTCAGTGTGACCATATGATGCCTTAGACCAGTTTTTATTAAAATAAGAGGCTGCTCAAATAACCGGCAGCCTCTTTCCTGTCTTGTGGGTAAAAGTGTCCAGTAAACAGCTTACTCCATTTTCAATGACTGGGAAAAGAACGGTGTGATCAGGCTGGTTACGGTCGGATCTGTTACTACGTTGACCACAGCAGGTTTCCCTGAGGCAAAAGCTCTCTCAATGGCCGGAATAATCTCAGCATCTTCGGTCACATATTCTCCGTGGCCTCCCAGTCCTTCCACAACTTTCTCGTAACGGCGCAGGCCAAGTTCGGCGCATTGCAGGCGGTCCGCGCCAATCGACATTTCCTGGCCGTGCTTGATCATTCCCCAGGCGCAATCATTATTGATAATGCAAACTATGGGTATATTATGGCGGACCATGGTATCAAATTCCATGGCATTAAAGCCAAATGAACCATCCCCATTCAAAAGCAGGACCTTCTTGTCCGGATTAGCCAGTTTGGCGGCCATGGCAAAGGGGATTCCTGTACCCAGACAGCCGAACAACCCGGCGGCGGAGCCAATCACACCGGCTTTCAGTTTAGACATAAATCCGGTAAGCCCGAAATAAACGGTGTCTCCTCCATCGGCAATATAATAGGCATCTTTCCCTGCATATTCCTGAATTTTTGCTGCCAGGCGGACCGGGTGGATTGGATCAGATGGGGAACTGCGCATTTGAAGCTCGTAATCGAGCATAGCCTGACTGGACTCCCTGATCGACTGTAGCCAAGCGGTGTGGTCCTTTTTCTCAGTCAGGGGAATCAGTTCTTCCAAAGTTGCTGCAATATCTCCCATTAATCCCACATCAGCCGAACGATTTCGATCAAGTTCGCTGGCTTCAATATCAATCCTGATGACCTTTGCAGAAGGTGGGATCAAATTGCCCGATTGAAGCAGCCAGTTAAACCTGATTCCGGCGGCAATAATAACATCTGCCTGGGGGGTAGCAGACATCATGCCGATATAACCGCAATCCCAGATTGACTGAGGATGGTCGTCGGCAAGTTCACCCCTGCCGTAATTAAGCAGCATAAAAGGTATTCCGCTTTGTTCAATGAACTTTTTCAATACAGGTGAACAGCTACTGAACCCGACTCCGCTGCCACCAATGAACAGGGGCTGTTTGGCGCTATTGATCATCTCTGCTGCCTTAGCCAGTGAATTTTTGTCCGGGCGCACTATATACCGGCCATCCGGTCTTGGAGGAAAGGGTGCTTCACTTTCATCAACAGAAATGTTCAATACATCCGGTGGTAGTTCGAGGAAAACAGGTCCGGGCCGCCCTTCTTTTGCTTTGCGGAAAGCAATCGATAGGTATTCCGGAATTCGTTTGGCATCGTAACAGGTCGCGCACCATTTGGTTACCGGTTTGATCATATCGATCTGGTTCATCTCCTGCAGGGCTCCTTTAAGCTCATCCCGCAGGGCATGTCTTCCACTGAGGATAACCAATGGTGTATTATCAAGGCTTGCATTTACGATTCCGGTTAACCCGTTTGTAAAACCGGGGCCGGCTGTCAGAAAACAGACACCGGTTTTTCCCGTGTATATGGACCAGGCTTCGGCCGCCATTACTGCTGCCTGTTCATGCCGGACATCGATTGTCCGGATCCCGTATTCGGTGAATCCATCCAGCAGGGATTCAATGTGACCTCCCGAGATACCGAAAACTATTTCAACATCTTCAACTTCCTTTAAATATTTTACTGCCAGGTGTCCGCCATTAATACGTGCCATAATAATCCTCCTTATTAATTTATTCTAACCAGTACTTTTATATCCGGGCAGCACTTATCGAATAGAGGTTTAAACCCATCCTCAACCAGCTTCTCCAGATTTATAACTTTATTAACAAGCGGTTCCAACGCTCCCGGATCTGCTGCAATTATACTTAACGCTTCCCGGAACTCATCTGCTGTAGAGCCGTAAGAAGTCCTGATCTGTATTTCCCTGGTAACCAGGCCTAAGAAGAAGAGGTCTACCGGTATTTCACAGATGCCGAGCACAACAACCGAGCCGCCCTGGCGGGCCAGGTTTACTGTTTCTTTGATGGTGTCCGGAATTCCCACACACTCAAAAACCAATTCAGCACCTGTGCCCGAAGTTAGTTCATTTACTTTCTTCTCAAGAGATTCGATTCCCGGATTAATTGTTGCTGTTGCTCCCATTTCTTCAGCAGTCTTCAATCGTTCATCGTTAAGATCGATAACATAAATTTTCCCCAGGCCGCGCCTCTTCAGCTCGGCCAGCAGGCAAAGTCCGATCGCACCTGCCCCAAGGATAATAGCAGCCTGATCTGTAGAAGCTTTAATCAGTTTAACCGCATGCAGTGCTACACTGTACGGTTCAGCCAGGGCACCCATTTCAATGGGCATGGATTCAGGTATAACGACAATGCTCTCTTGCGGTGCCAGTAAATAGTCAGCCATGGCACCTTCCCTGGTAACTCCGACAATATTCATTGTTTCGCATATATTGTCCCGGCCTGACAGGCATGAAAAACAGCTGTTACAGGCAATTGAAGCTGTGCCGGTTACTTTTTGTCCCTGAACAAGATGATCCACGTCCGGTCCAACTTCTTCAATTATTCCGGCATATTCATGGCCAATAGTCATACCAAAAGGGAAAAGACCGCTCTTGTAAGCATGTAAATCTGAACCGCAGATACCGCAATACTCAACACGAACCAGCACTTCACCTGCAGCCGGGACAGGGCGTGGCTTATCGATGAGACATAGTTCTTCCACACCGTTAAGAATGGCTGCCCGCAATATATTCACCCACCTTTATGTATAAAATGGACTACATGGTTAACAAGGGAAAAGTAGTATTTGCAATTATAAGATTATTTAAAAGCATATCACAAGTAATGCAAAATTTAAACAATTAGTTTGCTTTCTGAATCTTAAATTGCACACTCGTCAGTGGTGCCATATAATATTTCATATAAATAAAATATGGTTTCTGTTGACAGATTGGTGGTGGTTCTTAAATGTCTAAAATTTTGCGCTGCCCCTGGTGTGGAGATGATCCACTTTATGTTAAGTATCACGATGAAGAATGGGGGGTGCCGGTTTATAGCGATCAACGTCACTTCGAGTTCCTGGTCCTTGAATCGGCGCAGGCCGGGTTAAGCTGGTTGACCATTCTTCGCCGTCGCGAGGATTATCGCCGGATTTATGAAGATTTTGATCCGTTTAAGGTTGCCCGGTTTGATGACACTAAAATTGAGGAGATGATGCAAGATAAAAGAATTATCCGGAACAGGCTAAAGATTGAATCATCTATTAATAATGCGCGGCGATACCTGGAAGTTTGTGATATGTTCGGCAGCTTTTCCAATTACCTGTGGAATTTTGTTGACGGCAAACCGCTAATTGGTCATTGGGAGGACATTTCTGAAATACCTGCGCAAACTTCCCTGTCCGAACAGATGAGCCGAGATCTCAAAAAAAGAGGTTTTAAATTTATAGGACCGACAATAATCTATTCACATCTTCAGGCGACAGGGCTGATCAACGATCACCTGGTTAGCTGTTTTCGTTACCAGGAACTTGTATCCCACAGGTAAGTGCCAAGAAAGTTAGTTATAGTTATTGAAGTAATGTCTCCGTATTAGCTACAGGTTGTATCGGAGTCTCCTAATTCAAGAAGGTTCTCCACAATTTCAGCAGCGCTCCTTACTATATCATGGCAGACTGATGTGAAGAGCTGTTTATCTTTTGCTTCCTGAAGTACTTCGGGATTGCTTATATCACATCCGAGTAAGTCTTTACACTGTACTGAGCCGTACTTTTCTTTGAATCTACGGGTGAATTCCTGAATCAATGCATAAGTTTCATCCTTGGCGTTGTTGTCGTCGGCAGCTATTTTGCCGTGCTTCAGCCCAATCAACATGTATGCCCCGGTAACAGCGCCACAGGTTCCTGCAGTGTAACTCATCCCGCTGCCGAAGCCGCAGGCAATTTTCAAAGCCTTCTCAGGGTCCAGCCCAAGCTCTTCGCAGTAGGTGGAAAAAAGTGCCTGAGAACAGAGGAATCCATTTGCAAAACTTTGTACAGCAGCATCAGTCTTTTTCATAGTTTATCTCCTTTTGGCCTGGCGTTAAATATGATTTGGTTGACTTGACACAATTTCTTATAGGTACTATTGTAAATAATAAAGCTAGATAAGTATATCAAATATCATATCTATCTGGCTAACCAGGATTTTAGATATACTAGGCTTCATGTCGATGCTTATTTAGTTAAACTGTCAGAAATAAGTAACTCAGTCTGAGAATAAAGGATGAGACAAGCATGAAGGGAACTCTGGTTGGTGTAAGCGTAGCTGCCGCCGTTGCAATTCTTATTGCCTATCTTACCGAAGGTTCTTATCTTGTTTCTGAAGGCCTGACTATAAGCCGGCAAACCCTGATGAATGCACTGCCCATGATCATTATCGCTTTTATTCTGACCGGGCAAATCGGGGTTTTCTTGTCAAAGACGGATATCGGTGGCGTTTTTAAAAAGTTTTCAGGTATGAAAGGAATTATATCAGGGGCAATTATCGGGGGACTTTTCCCCGGTGGTCCTTATGTCTTCTACCCATTCATTTCGGGATTTAAGGGAAAAGCAATTCCCTTTTATCTTTTTAACTCATTTATCTTCGGCAAGATCATTTATGATGTTACGCGTTTGCCCATGGAAATTAGCCTGATCAACCCTACAGTTGCCCTTATTCGTAACATCCTGACCTTTCCGCTGCCATTTATCGTGGGATACCTTTACTACAGGATTGATTCAAACCTGACTACTGCCGGCTACTTTCAAAAGGAGGAAGGCTAATGTTTACTGCTACGCTGGTCCTCGCCATTTTGGCTTTGGTTTTTTTCTTTCTTAACTTAAAAAGCGGCAAGCATTTAGAGGGATTAATTCAGGGTGCGAAACAGTTCTTAGCTGTTTTGCCTGTACTCGTAGCGGCTTTTATTCTTGCCGGTATGCTTGAAGCGTTAATTCCGGAAGCGTTCGTCAGACAATGGCTGGCCAGCGAAGCCGGCGTCAGAGGCGTAATTCTTGGGACTATTGGCGGAATGATTTTAGCAATGGGCCCTTACGCCTCATTCCCGATTATCTCTTCCATTCAGGGTGCCGGAGCAGGTTTGGGTACAACCGTGGCCTTGGTTACCGGATGGATGCTCCTCGGATTGTCCCGCTTTCCTTTTGAAATGGGAGTGCTTGGATTACGTTTTACATTAACCAGGATGGCAATAAGCATTCCATTATGTTTACTAGTAGGCATACTGGCTCACCTTATTGAGGTGTTCCTTTTATAAGATTCAAACCAAGCTCTTGCATGTTTCACACTTTCCCCCGGCTTCTTAAATCATATATCCTCTGAAATCTCTGATAGTTACTTTAGCCCTATTTTGTGAATTACAGATAATTATTTTTGTAAAACATATAATATTTATTGACTAACAATAAATATCGTGATATAGTTGTGTTGAAATAAATAGATTGGAGTGATCATGATGGTTAAATACACTGGAGAAAAATCAGCAGCCTCATTAATAAAATCATTGCTTGGAGCTGCCTGGTACCTGGGGATTATATTTACCATAGTTCTATTTATCGGACAAATCTACTTGTTTTTTATAAATCCCCAGGTATTTGGAGAAAATGTAATGCTTAGAATCGAAACTCCGGGTATTGCATTCAGCTTTAATGAAGGGTTTACACAAACCGATGCCCAAAAGCTATTTATATACCAGTTTGCCCTGGTGTTACCGCTTTTGGCTATAGGGCTTCTGGTGATCTATCAGTTGAGAAAAATTTTAGCAACCCTGGTTGATGAAACACCTTTCACAATTGATAATGCCAGAAGAATTGCCGTTATTGGATACTCGATCATTGCCGCTACTATAATCAGGGCTGTATTAAATATGTTAATTGGCCTATACTTCAGCAGTACAGTCAACCTGCCAGGTCTTGAACTTTATGCCAATATTCGTCTCGAAGATTTTAGCGGAATTCTAATCGGGGCTCTTGTTTTAATACTCGCCGAAGTATTTAAACATGGATCGAGGTTACAAGAGGAACAAGACCTGACGGTGTAAAGGAGGAAATGTCGGTGGCAATCATAGTTCGCCTTGATCGCATTATGGCCGATCGCAAGATTTCACTTACCGAACTGGCTGAAAAAGTAGGCATAACCTTGTCTAACCTTTCGCTACTCAAAACAGGGAAAGTGAGGGCTGTCCGGTTTTCAACCCTGGAAGCCCTCTGCCGTGAATTGAACTGCCAACCTGGCGATCTGTTGGAATATAAAGCAGATTGACTATCCAAAAAACGATTAGCTAACTACCAGCGGGCGTAATGCTCTTCAGCCCAACCGACCATGTTGCTAATTCCTTTAGATTGACATCAGAGTCAGCGGGTTTTATAATCAAGTTAAATAAATGGTTAGTCAGGAGGGTAACCGATACATTGGAACCCGTGGTAAGAGATGAAGCGAAAGAAAGGATCATCAAAGCCTCCATTGCCCTGTTTTCTGAGAAAGGATACGATGGGACACGGGTTAATGAAATCTCCGAAGCAGCAAAAGTAAACAAGGCGCTGATCTACTATTATTTTAAAAACAAGGAAGCTATACTGGATTACCTTCTGGAAAATCTTTTTAATGACATTAAAGAATTAGCCATGGGCTTTATTCGCAATAATGTTGTCAGGATGATCCAGGAAGGAGATTTGGATATCGAGGAAGATCGCTTCCATTTTAGCGATAAGGCAGCAATGGACTTCTTCCTCCAAAATATCAATACTTATTACGAAAGGATGATCGATTACGTAATAGAAAGAAGAGATGTTTTCCGAATCATGATGCTGGAATCTCTCAAACACCGTAAACACCCATTTAATGTATTCAGGTTCATGGAGATGTTAGAAAGCAGAGATTCAAACCCACTATATAAAATAATAAAAAATGCCGACGATGATTTTACAATAACAAATGAAGTGGTAATGTTTAAATTTTTCTTCGGCCTCATACCGATATTAAGCTTGGCTACATTTTTCGATGATTGGTTGAAGCTAAAGTCAATCGAAGAAAAAGAACTTCGCGATTTATTCATAAAAAACTACCAACTACTCTCGCAAATGTTTGTCAAAGGTAATGACATATTGATAACAGGCACACTCCCATAAGAAGCATTTTTACTGCCACTATAGTCAACAAATAATTAAAAAAGGATTCCACAAAAAAATTTTCAAGAATTTAACTAAACGTTTGGTTAAATATTAAGAGGGTGATCCCAATGACATGAAAAAAAAGAGTCGTAAGGACACATTCAGGAATCCGTACTTAAAGATTTAAACCTAAGGAGGGTTTAAAATGAGTTTTGAGTCGGTTAAGAAAGCGGCAGCCGAATTCGCCCTGGATAAAGCAACCCATTATGTTTCACAAAACCCCGAACAAAACATCTATACCATGCTCGATTTCGCCGAAAAAGTAGCAACACAACCTTTGCATAAAGAGAATATACAAAGCATACGGGAACACTTCAGGTCAAACCCGGTTATTTTCGAACAGGCAAAGCGGCTGGCCAAAAATCCAAAAATGCTTTCCAAATTTATGGTTAATTGGGTTGCCAACCATGAACTGGCCGGAAAAGCGGTGAGGGAAAAATTTACTGAAGAGCTTGGAGTAAATGTACCAAACTTAATTCTGGTTGATCCAACTTCAGCCTGTAATCTACGCTGTGAAGGTTGCTGGGCTGGTGAATATAGTAAATCAAATAGTCTTGAACCAGAATTACTCAATCGGATTTTAAGGGAAGCGAAAGAGCTAGGAATCTACTGGATCGTATTTTCCGGTGGGGAACCATTTGCCTATAAACCGCTTCTCGATGTGGTCGCTGATCATCCCGACATGAGTTTTATGGCCTATACAAACGGTACGCTGATTGATGAAAAAGTTGCAGATCGTCTTGCAGAACTGGCCAATTTTTCTCCGGCTTTCAGCCTGGAAGGCTGGCGGGAACAGACTGATGACCGGAGAGGAAAAGGAACCTTTGATAAAGTAATGAAAGCGATGGATTTGCTCCGGGAGAGAGGCGTTTTCTTCGGAACTTCTGTTACGGCTACCCGCTATAATGTTGATGTGCTTTTCAGCGACGAATATATTGATTTCCTCGTCGATAAAGGAGCAGTTTACGAATGGTCTTTCCACTATGTTCCGGTCGGTCGCGATCCCGATACAAGTTTAATGCTTACCGCGGAGCAGAGGGGCTGGCTGGCCCGAAGGGTACCTCAGTTACGTAAAGAAAAACCAATTATGATTGCCGATTTCTGGAACGATGGCGAGTCGACCAGGGGCTGTATAGCCGGCGGCAGGATGTATTTTCATATAAACGCTTCCGGGGATATTGAACCCTGTGCTTTTGCGCACTTTGCAGTTGATAATATACGAGGTAAAAGTATCAAGGAAGTTCTCGGTAATCCGCTGTTCATATCATTCCAGAAAAGGCAGCCGTTTTGCGATAACCATCTGGCACCCTGCCCGATTATTGACAATCCCCAGATGTTAAGGGATATAGTAAAAGAAAGTGGTGCCCGCCCCACTCATACTGGTGCTGATGATATTCTTAAAGGTTCAGTAGCTGAATATCTGGATCACCTTTCAGCTTGCTGGAAAAATGAAGCAGCAGTAGTTAAAGCAGAGAGGGAAAAAAGCAGAAGCCTTGCACAGGTTAAATAAGTGTTCTAAATAACTCCTATCTTAATGGTAGTGTTTGCTGTCAGGGGGACGGGGTTGTTGACAACATTTTTATGTATTAGAATATCTATATTGCAGGCGGAACCATTAATAATGTTGTGAAGTCTTAGAAAGAAAGGAGGTAGTTAAATATGATGCATTGGTGGAACTGGGGATCTTCATGGGGGGTATTATCGATGATATTTGGATGGTTGGTTTTATTGGCTATTATAGGCTTGGTTATATACTTAGTTATATCAAATAATAAGCCGCAAAGTTCAATTGGAAGCAAGGTTGAGAGTAACAATAAGGCAGCTGAAATAATTAAGGAAAGATATGCAAAAGGAGAAATTTCAAGAGAAGAGTACAAACAGATGCTGGAAGACATGAAGGAATGATTCATTTGCCGGGTAAATTATTTTAAAGGAGCCTTTTATGAGCAAAATATATGAATTTGAAGCAATCCTTATAAAAGTTCCTGATATTGATGGTGCCTATATAGAAATTCCTTTTGATGTAAAAACAGAATTCGGTAAAGGCAGGGTTCCTGTATATGCCACATTTGATGGAGAGCCATATCAAGGCAGTCTCGTCAGGATGAAAACACCCTGCCATATTATCGGAGTTAGAAAAGACATTCGGGCGAAAATTGGAAAACAAGCTGGAGATATTGTTAAAGTTACTATCAAAGAAAGAAATACCTGATAATAATTTCATACCTTTAAAGAGAAATGATTTATTGATCTTATAATTGCATTGCTCCAATATATGTAAATACTGCAGCAATGATAACAAGAATAACAGCAGCGAATAGAATCACAACCTGAATTAAATAAGTAAGGATACTCATACCTGTTGAAAGGCTATGACTTTCACGTATTGCAATAACTTGTAAGACAAGAATCCAGATCGATAATGCAAAGCCGAAGAGACCGCTGAGTATGCCGCCGACGATACCTAAAAAACCCAGTAAAAAGGAAATAGGAACATTAATAATCATTGGAAAGTTAGCAAAGGCATACGCAGAGAATAGATTCCAATATTGACCCTTGCCGCCGAAAAGGCGGGCGAAAAGATGGATCAAGAGAGTAGATATAAATAGTGAAATAATCCCAAAGGGAATCATTGCCAGTGCAATATAGTACAAGGGAAATTGAAAACCGATTTCAAGCATGGAGTTTTCATAACTGCTAAATTGAGCCCCGCTATAGACTGCAACTATTGAAGTTAAAATCAGTACAAATGTATATACCAGGAAAGCCAAACCTGCCGGCTTTTCCTTTGCAACCTCATTTAATGTTGCAACCGGCATAGTAATGACACCGGATAGCCAGTTGATTATTTTATCAAACATATTTTTACCTCCATGATTTGAGTAATTTAATAAACTATCTAACCTGGTAGCGAATATCAGGTTTAATACCTTCCCTCAGCATTTCTAGTATTACCAGTTCCGGGTTTATGGAGGACCTCTCAATTGTCGACAATACTTTATATCCGTAACTAAATAACTGGGCAAACATCGGTGGTTGGGGAAATTCATAGCGAACAGGATTCTCCAGGTTATTCAGTTCAGCCAGATAGTCAATTGCATCTTCAATACCACCAAGTCTGTCAACCAGACCAAGTTCAAGGGCCTGGGATCCGAGATAAATCTGACCGGTTGCCAGTATGCGGACCCTTTCAGGATCCATTCTTCTGCCCTCGGCTACTGCCAATATAAATTGGTTATAGGCTTCATCTGATATATCTTGCATAATCATTCTTTCATCATCAGTCATCGTGCGGCTCAGCATATCTTTATGCTCCCCGGACTTGATGACTTCAACCTCAATGCCGATCATTTCGTATAGTCCTTCCATATTCATCAAAGTGCTGATTACACCGATCGAGCCCGTCATGGTACCAGGTTGAGCAATAATTCCCTGGGCTGGTGCTGCTATGTAATAACCTCCAGAAGCAGCCATGTCCCCCATTGAAACAACAATCGGTTTTTCAAATTCCCTGACCATAGCTGCTATATCTTGTGAAGCGGCAATAGACCCACCTGGGCTTTCAATTCTCAAAACAACCCCTTTTATTGATTGGTCAGAAGCGGCACGCTCAAGTTGGCTATTGAC is a window from the Bacillota bacterium genome containing:
- a CDS encoding DUF2975 domain-containing protein — its product is MVKYTGEKSAASLIKSLLGAAWYLGIIFTIVLFIGQIYLFFINPQVFGENVMLRIETPGIAFSFNEGFTQTDAQKLFIYQFALVLPLLAIGLLVIYQLRKILATLVDETPFTIDNARRIAVIGYSIIAATIIRAVLNMLIGLYFSSTVNLPGLELYANIRLEDFSGILIGALVLILAEVFKHGSRLQEEQDLTV
- a CDS encoding helix-turn-helix transcriptional regulator, with the translated sequence MAIIVRLDRIMADRKISLTELAEKVGITLSNLSLLKTGKVRAVRFSTLEALCRELNCQPGDLLEYKAD
- a CDS encoding TetR family transcriptional regulator, which translates into the protein MVRDEAKERIIKASIALFSEKGYDGTRVNEISEAAKVNKALIYYYFKNKEAILDYLLENLFNDIKELAMGFIRNNVVRMIQEGDLDIEEDRFHFSDKAAMDFFLQNINTYYERMIDYVIERRDVFRIMMLESLKHRKHPFNVFRFMEMLESRDSNPLYKIIKNADDDFTITNEVVMFKFFFGLIPILSLATFFDDWLKLKSIEEKELRDLFIKNYQLLSQMFVKGNDILITGTLP
- a CDS encoding radical SAM protein → MSFESVKKAAAEFALDKATHYVSQNPEQNIYTMLDFAEKVATQPLHKENIQSIREHFRSNPVIFEQAKRLAKNPKMLSKFMVNWVANHELAGKAVREKFTEELGVNVPNLILVDPTSACNLRCEGCWAGEYSKSNSLEPELLNRILREAKELGIYWIVFSGGEPFAYKPLLDVVADHPDMSFMAYTNGTLIDEKVADRLAELANFSPAFSLEGWREQTDDRRGKGTFDKVMKAMDLLRERGVFFGTSVTATRYNVDVLFSDEYIDFLVDKGAVYEWSFHYVPVGRDPDTSLMLTAEQRGWLARRVPQLRKEKPIMIADFWNDGESTRGCIAGGRMYFHINASGDIEPCAFAHFAVDNIRGKSIKEVLGNPLFISFQKRQPFCDNHLAPCPIIDNPQMLRDIVKESGARPTHTGADDILKGSVAEYLDHLSACWKNEAAVVKAEREKSRSLAQVK
- a CDS encoding SHOCT domain-containing protein, whose product is MIFGWLVLLAIIGLVIYLVISNNKPQSSIGSKVESNNKAAEIIKERYAKGEISREEYKQMLEDMKE
- a CDS encoding DUF1905 domain-containing protein, whose amino-acid sequence is MSKIYEFEAILIKVPDIDGAYIEIPFDVKTEFGKGRVPVYATFDGEPYQGSLVRMKTPCHIIGVRKDIRAKIGKQAGDIVKVTIKERNT
- a CDS encoding Yip1 family protein; the protein is MFDKIINWLSGVITMPVATLNEVAKEKPAGLAFLVYTFVLILTSIVAVYSGAQFSSYENSMLEIGFQFPLYYIALAMIPFGIISLFISTLLIHLFARLFGGKGQYWNLFSAYAFANFPMIINVPISFLLGFLGIVGGILSGLFGFALSIWILVLQVIAIRESHSLSTGMSILTYLIQVVILFAAVILVIIAAVFTYIGAMQL
- the sppA gene encoding signal peptide peptidase SppA, with the translated sequence MNKKKIFIIGLIVISVLMVITLPFLAGRDRDRDWSKTGEDRVVVIYLNGTIQESLGLFLSGGISPHFVNSQLERAASDQSIKGVVLRIESPGGSIAASQDIAAMVREFEKPIVVSMGDMAASGGYYIAAPAQGIIAQPGTMTGSIGVISTLMNMEGLYEMIGIEVEVIKSGEHKDMLSRTMTDDERMIMQDISDEAYNQFILAVAEGRRMDPERVRILATGQIYLGSQALELGLVDRLGGIEDAIDYLAELNNLENPVRYEFPQPPMFAQLFSYGYKVLSTIERSSINPELVILEMLREGIKPDIRYQVR